Sequence from the Ancalomicrobiaceae bacterium S20 genome:
GCTGGCTGTCCGTGACGCCGACCGAGAGCGAGGCGCCCGGAGCCGTAGCGCTCTGGGCGGCGGCGTTGGCGGATGTCGTCTCCGCAGTCCGATGATCGGCCATGCGGGCTTCGGCGATCCGTGCTTCGGCGGCCGGCGCCGGCATCGGGGCGATCGCGGCCGCGTCCCAGGTCATGCCGAAGCCTTGCAGCACTTCGGGGACCGAGTCGTTCGGCCGGGGGCGCCCGAAATAGAAGCCCTGAATCTCGACGCAGCCGGCACGGCGCAGCATGTCGAACTGCTCGGCGGTCTCGACGCCTTCGGCCGTGGTCGCCATGCCAAGCGATTCCGCCAGATCGATGATCGAGGTGACGATGGCGAGCGACTCCGCCGTCGTCGCCATGTTGCGCACGAAGGACTGGTCGATCTTCAGTCGATCGAAGGGGAAGGCGCGCAGGCTGCGCAGCGACGAGTAGCCGGTGCCGAAGTCGTCCATCGCGAAGCGGACGCCGAGCGCGCGGAGCTGCATCAGCGTCGCGACCGTATCCTCGTCCTCCTCGAGCAGCACGGACTCGGTCACTTCGAGCTCCAGTCGCGAAGCCGGCAGGCCGGTGGCGGCGAGGGCGTTCATGACCGTGTTGACGAGGCCGCGCGAGCGGACCTGACGCGGCGAGATGTTGACCGAGACCTTGAGCGGCAGCGGCCAGCCCGCCGCCATCTCGCAGGCGCGTCGCAGCACCCATTCGCCCATGGCACCGATCAGGCCGATCTCCTCGGCGAAGGGGATGAACTCGCCGGGCGGCACCAGACCGCGCGTCGGATGGCGCCACCGCAACAGCGCCTCGAAACCGGTGACCATGCGCGTGCGCACGTCGACGATCGGCTGGAAGAACGGCTCGAACTCGCCGGCCTCCAGCGCCTTGGCGAGATCGATCTCCATGTCGCGTCGGCGGTTCAGCGCCTCCTCGAGCGCCGGGGCGAAGAAGCGATGCGTGTTCTTGCCCTCGGCTTTCGCCGTGTAGAGCGCGAGATCGGCGCGCTTCAGAAGTTCGTTGGCCTCGCGGCCGTCGCGCGGCGCGACGGCGGTGCCGATGCTGACGCCGACCGCGGCCTTCTTGCCGTCGAGGTCGTAGGTCGCCGCGACGGCGCCGATGATCGTCTCGGCATAGGCCGAGCGCGCCTCGTCGGTCTGCGGCGTCGTGGTCACGACCGCGAACTCGTCGCCGCCGAGGCGGACGATGGTGTCGTAGGCGCCTGCAACCTCGGTCAGCCGCTCGGCGACCTTGACCAGCAGCAGGTCGCCGAAGGGATGGCCGAGCGTGTCGTTGATGGTCTTGAAGGCGTCGAGGTCGAGGCAATAGACGGTCAGCTCCGCGCCTGTCGTCTCGATGTCGGCGAGCGACAGCTCCATGCGCTGGCGCAGCACGAAACGATTGGGGAGCTTGGTCAGCGTGTCGCGGGTCGCCAGTTCCATGATGCGCCGCTCGGCGCGACGGCGTTCGGTGATGTCCTCGTAGACCGCGACCCAGCCGCCGCCGAGCATGCGCTGGCGGGTGACGGCGATGGTGCGACCGTCGGCGAGGTCCTGCTGGTGCACGCCGGTCGTCGGTTCGATACCGGCGCCGTCGTTGCCGTCGCCCGATCCGCCGGCGAGCAGCGGGCCGATCGCGGCCATCAGATCCCGTTCCGTCACGCCGGCGCTGACGGTGCCGGGCGGCAGGCGGTAGATCTTCTCAAACTGGTAGTTCGAGACGATCAGCCGGCCGTCCTCGTCGAACATGCAGAGCGCGTGCGGCATGTTGTTGAGCGCGGCGTCGAAACGCATGTTCTGCAGGTTGAGCTCGTGGTCGCGCGCCCTGAGCATGGCGTTCTGGCGGATGGCGTTGGCGCGCAGCTGGTCGCGCTCGCGCAGCGACGACTGCAGGATCTCGACCGCGCGGGCGATGTTGCCGACCTCGTCGCTGCGATCCGAACCCGCGACCTTGTCGCGGTACTGCCCGGCGGCGACCGCCTCGACGGTGCGGGTGATCTCGGCGAGCGGTCGCGTCACCTGGCCGACGAGCAGGATCGAAATGCCGGCGAAGGCACAGAGCGACAGCACGCCGAGGCCGATCAGCTTGGCGATCAGCGACTGGCCATCGGATTCGGCGATGCGGATCAATTCGTTGCGCGACAGGTAGAGCTCGTTCAGCGGCGCGAGCGCGCAGACGTCGACAATGGACTCGAACGTGACGCAGCGGCCGATGTAGCGGCCGTTGGCCATGCGCAGCAGCAGGGAGTTCGGCACGGCCGAGACCGCATAGGGAATGTCGGCGAGGCCGGCCGCGGAGGCGGTGCCGTCCGGGCCGAGCACGACGATGCCGGTGTTGGTCAGGCGCGAGAATTCCTGCAGGACCGGCTCGCTGCGGCGCAGCTTGCGATAGCCGACCATGGCGCCGGTGACTTCGCCGAAATCGTCGAACAGCGGATAGACCGCGACCTCGGCGATCGACAGCGGCTCGTTGGCGCGGAAGATCTGGGCGATCTCGTCGCGAGCGTAGACGGTCATCCGCTCGGTGAAGGGCTTGTTCGGCAGGCTCGTCTCGACGACCCGGGCGATGCCCTGTTTGAGCCGCGAGGTGTTGATCCGGCGATAGGCGCCGAGCAGGTCGACGGCGCCGTCGCTCGCGCCGATCACCGCGCCGGCGGGGTCGACGATCAGGATCTCGTCGATGTGCGCGGCCTCCGCCGCCGGGCCGAGCAGCTGCGAGATCGCGACCACATTGCGGGAGGCGACCGCGCGGCCGGTGTCGGCGCGCTGGGCGATCGCCTCGAGGCGAGGCAGCATGTCGCTCAGCTGGAAGCGAACCCGCGCCGCGGCGAGCTTGGCTTCGGAGTCGAGCCGCTCGGAGAGCTTGGTGTCGGAGAGATGCTCCAGCTCGGTCGCCTGGCGGGCGACGCCGGCCTGGAGCTGATAGGTGATGATGGTGATCAGCAGCGCGAACACGGCTGCGGCGGTGCCGACCGTCACGGCCGCGAAGCGCAGGCCGATGGTGCGCTTGCACATGGCGTCCGACAGCGAGACCACGAAGCGCTCGAACCGGGTCAGCGATGGCCCGGTCGATGTTCCGTTCGGGGCGGGCCCTGCCCGGTCTCGGCCGCTCGGCTCGGTCATGGAACGGATCGGTTCGCGAGCGGTTGGCCGCCGAAGCCGGCGATGATGCGAGCGGCGGCCTCGCTGCCGGTGAAACGGATGAAGTCGCGCGCTTCGTCGGTCAGGCGCTCGGGCTTGTAGATGTAGGAGACGACCACGGCGCTCGGGTAGTCGGACGCGGAGGGATGT
This genomic interval carries:
- a CDS encoding EAL domain-containing protein; amino-acid sequence: MTEPSGRDRAGPAPNGTSTGPSLTRFERFVVSLSDAMCKRTIGLRFAAVTVGTAAAVFALLITIITYQLQAGVARQATELEHLSDTKLSERLDSEAKLAAARVRFQLSDMLPRLEAIAQRADTGRAVASRNVVAISQLLGPAAEAAHIDEILIVDPAGAVIGASDGAVDLLGAYRRINTSRLKQGIARVVETSLPNKPFTERMTVYARDEIAQIFRANEPLSIAEVAVYPLFDDFGEVTGAMVGYRKLRRSEPVLQEFSRLTNTGIVVLGPDGTASAAGLADIPYAVSAVPNSLLLRMANGRYIGRCVTFESIVDVCALAPLNELYLSRNELIRIAESDGQSLIAKLIGLGVLSLCAFAGISILLVGQVTRPLAEITRTVEAVAAGQYRDKVAGSDRSDEVGNIARAVEILQSSLRERDQLRANAIRQNAMLRARDHELNLQNMRFDAALNNMPHALCMFDEDGRLIVSNYQFEKIYRLPPGTVSAGVTERDLMAAIGPLLAGGSGDGNDGAGIEPTTGVHQQDLADGRTIAVTRQRMLGGGWVAVYEDITERRRAERRIMELATRDTLTKLPNRFVLRQRMELSLADIETTGAELTVYCLDLDAFKTINDTLGHPFGDLLLVKVAERLTEVAGAYDTIVRLGGDEFAVVTTTPQTDEARSAYAETIIGAVAATYDLDGKKAAVGVSIGTAVAPRDGREANELLKRADLALYTAKAEGKNTHRFFAPALEEALNRRRDMEIDLAKALEAGEFEPFFQPIVDVRTRMVTGFEALLRWRHPTRGLVPPGEFIPFAEEIGLIGAMGEWVLRRACEMAAGWPLPLKVSVNISPRQVRSRGLVNTVMNALAATGLPASRLELEVTESVLLEEDEDTVATLMQLRALGVRFAMDDFGTGYSSLRSLRAFPFDRLKIDQSFVRNMATTAESLAIVTSIIDLAESLGMATTAEGVETAEQFDMLRRAGCVEIQGFYFGRPRPNDSVPEVLQGFGMTWDAAAIAPMPAPAAEARIAEARMADHRTAETTSANAAAQSATAPGASLSVGVTDSQPPKLRAAR